A single region of the Equus przewalskii isolate Varuska chromosome 26, EquPr2, whole genome shotgun sequence genome encodes:
- the LOC103546146 gene encoding phosphatidylinositol 4-phosphate 5-kinase-like protein 1 isoform X1, with the protein MAAPSPGPREVLASSPEAGSRAAAAGSSSRGLLWRLRDKQSRLGLFEIDPGHELHQMTCMMQAGLWAATQVSMDHPPTGPPTEEDFSQVLTQVHEQGFELGTLAGPAFARLRRSLGLADEDYQAALGPGGPYLQFLSTSKSKASFFLSHDQRFFLKTQRRREVQVLLAHLPRYVQHLQRHPHSLLARLLGVHSLRVAQGKKKYFIIMQSVFFPAGRISERYDIKGCEVSRWVDPAPEGSPIVLVLKDLNFEGKTINLGPQRSWFLRQMELDTAFLRELNVLDYSLLMAFQRLHEDEKGLGSSLIFRTVRSVRGIQSPEESGAQNRRLLPDAPNALHIVDGPEQRYFLGLVDLVTVYGLRKRLEHLWKTLRYPGRTFSTVSPACYARRLCQWAEAHTE; encoded by the exons ATGGCCGCGCCGAGCCCGGGACCCCGCGAG GTCCTGGCCTCCTCCCCAGAGGCTGGATCCAGAGCAGCTGCTGCGGGTTCCAGCTCCCGTGGCCTCCTCTGGCGTCTACGGGACAAGCAGTCACGTCTAGGCCTGTTTGAGATTGACCCGGGGCATGAGCTGCACCAGATGACGTGTATGATGCAGGCAGGGCTGTGGGCTGCCACGCAGGTCTCCATGGACCACCCGCCCACA GGGCCGCCCACTGAGGAGGATTTCTCCCAGGTCCTGACCCAGGTTCACGAG CAGGGCTTCGAGCTGGGCACCCTGGCTGGCCCGGCCTTCGCCCGGCTGCGGCGTTCCCTAGGCCTGGCGGACGAGGACTACCAGGCTGCGCTGGGCCCCGGCGGCCCCTACCTGCAGTTCCTCAGCACCTCCAAGAGCAAGGCCAGCTTCTTCCTGTC ccACGACCAGCGCTTCTTCCTGAAGACCCAGCGGCGCCGGGAGGTGCAGGTGCTGCTCGCCCACCTGCCCCGCTACGTGCAGCACCTGCAGCGGCACCCGCACTCTCTGCTCGCGCGGCTGCTGG GAGTGCACAGTCTCCGGGTGGCCCAGGGAAAGAAG AAATACTTCATCATCATGCAGAGCGTCTTCTTTCCCGCCGGCCGCATCTCCGAGAG GTATGACATCAAGGGCTGCGAGGTGAGCCGCTGGGTGGACCCGGCCCCGGAGGGCAGCCCCATAGTCCTGGTGCTGAAAGATCTCAACTTTGAGGGCAAGACTATCAACCTAG GGCCCCAGCGGAGCTGGTTCCTCCGCCAGATGGAACTGGACACTGCCTTCCTCCGGGAGCTCAACGTGCTGGATTACAGCCTCCTGATGGCCTTCCAGCGGCTCCACGAGGATGAGAAGGGCCTGGGCAGTAGCCTCATCTTCCGCACAGTCAG GTCTGTGCGAGGGATCCAGAGCCCGGAGGAGTCGGGAGCCCAGAACCGTCGGCTGCTACCCGACGCCCCCAACGCCCTGCACATCGTGGATGGGCCGGAGCAACGCTATTTCCTGGGCCTCGTGGACCTCGTCACGGTCTACGGGCTCCGCAAGCGGCTGGAGCACCTATGGAAGACGCTGCGCTACCCGGGCCGGACCTTTTCCACCGTCAGCCCAGCTTGCTACGCCCGTCGCCTCTGCCAGTGGGCGGAGGCGCACACCGAGTGA
- the LOC103546146 gene encoding phosphatidylinositol 4-phosphate 5-kinase-like protein 1 isoform X2: MAAPSPGPREVLASSPEAGSRAAAAGSSSRGLLWRLRDKQSRLGLFEIDPGHELHQMTCMMQAGLWAATQVSMDHPPTGPPTEEDFSQVLTQVHEQGFELGTLAGPAFARLRRSLGLADEDYQAALGPGGPYLQFLSTSKSKASFFLSHDQRFFLKTQRRREVQVLLAHLPRYVQHLQRHPHSLLARLLGVHSLRVAQGKKKYFIIMQSVFFPAGRISERYDIKGCEVSRWVDPAPEGSPIVLVLKDLNFEGKTINLGPQRSWFLRQMELDTAFLRELNVLDYSLLMAFQRLHEDEKGLGSSLIFRTVRFQLCPLKRPGLDDSE; the protein is encoded by the exons ATGGCCGCGCCGAGCCCGGGACCCCGCGAG GTCCTGGCCTCCTCCCCAGAGGCTGGATCCAGAGCAGCTGCTGCGGGTTCCAGCTCCCGTGGCCTCCTCTGGCGTCTACGGGACAAGCAGTCACGTCTAGGCCTGTTTGAGATTGACCCGGGGCATGAGCTGCACCAGATGACGTGTATGATGCAGGCAGGGCTGTGGGCTGCCACGCAGGTCTCCATGGACCACCCGCCCACA GGGCCGCCCACTGAGGAGGATTTCTCCCAGGTCCTGACCCAGGTTCACGAG CAGGGCTTCGAGCTGGGCACCCTGGCTGGCCCGGCCTTCGCCCGGCTGCGGCGTTCCCTAGGCCTGGCGGACGAGGACTACCAGGCTGCGCTGGGCCCCGGCGGCCCCTACCTGCAGTTCCTCAGCACCTCCAAGAGCAAGGCCAGCTTCTTCCTGTC ccACGACCAGCGCTTCTTCCTGAAGACCCAGCGGCGCCGGGAGGTGCAGGTGCTGCTCGCCCACCTGCCCCGCTACGTGCAGCACCTGCAGCGGCACCCGCACTCTCTGCTCGCGCGGCTGCTGG GAGTGCACAGTCTCCGGGTGGCCCAGGGAAAGAAG AAATACTTCATCATCATGCAGAGCGTCTTCTTTCCCGCCGGCCGCATCTCCGAGAG GTATGACATCAAGGGCTGCGAGGTGAGCCGCTGGGTGGACCCGGCCCCGGAGGGCAGCCCCATAGTCCTGGTGCTGAAAGATCTCAACTTTGAGGGCAAGACTATCAACCTAG GGCCCCAGCGGAGCTGGTTCCTCCGCCAGATGGAACTGGACACTGCCTTCCTCCGGGAGCTCAACGTGCTGGATTACAGCCTCCTGATGGCCTTCCAGCGGCTCCACGAGGATGAGAAGGGCCTGGGCAGTAGCCTCATCTTCCGCACAGTCAG GTTTCAGCTCTGCCCCCTGAAACGTCCAGGATTGGATGACTCCGAATAG
- the LOC139079694 gene encoding dolichol phosphate-mannose biosynthesis regulatory protein, with product MATGTDQVVGLGLVAVSLIIFTYYTAWVILLPFIDSQHVIHKYFLPRAYAVAIPLAAGLLLLLFVGVFIIYVLLKNQKVTKKTQ from the exons ATG GCCACGGGGACAGACCAGGTGGTGGGACTCGGGCTCGTCGCCGTTAGCCTGATCATCTTCACCTACTACACCGCCTGGGTGATTCTCTTG CCATTCATCGACAGCCAGCATGTTATCCACAAGTATTTCCTGCCCCGAGCCTATGCTGTTGCCATCCCACTGGCCGCCGGCCTCCTGCTGCTCCTGTTTGTGG GAGTGTTCATCATTTATGTGCTGCTGAAGAACCAGAAGGTGACCAAAAAGACTCAGTGA
- the LOC103550843 gene encoding dolichol phosphate-mannose biosynthesis regulatory protein, with product MATGTDQVVGLGLVAVSLVIFTYYTAWVILLPFIDSQHVIHKYFLPRAYAVAVPLAAGLLLLLFVGVFIIYVLLKNQKVTKKTQ from the exons ATG GCCACGGGGACAGACCAGGTGGTGGGACTCGGGCTCGTCGCCGTTAGCCTGGTCATCTTCACCTACTACACCGCCTGGGTGATTCTCTTG CCATTCATCGACAGCCAGCATGTCATCCACAAGTATTTCCTGCCCCGAGCCTATGCTGTTGCCGTCCCACTGGCCGCCGGCCTCCTGCTGCTCCTGTTTGTGG GAGTGTTCATCATTTATGTGCTGCTGAAGAACCAGAAGGTGACCAAAAAGACTCAGTGA